In a genomic window of Paramecium tetraurelia macronuclear, complete genome:
- a CDS encoding Calcium-binding protein, whose translation MLCDEQTATKIGQNVFRDYVVDGSFDINSLQKMLEDCYAKLELPMPSLTEQDLIQYAQIWDLNQDNSITEDDVENNAKQLLSQDQEDASKAQELLGYPPIQVTYESYVVQNLEFKEESAVIVSKDIKQETGSYSLKAAPESNRRNQSSIQQSTKTISNSKLQPLSQQSNTFVYPLETDKNKYQQYNTRTQKKLELAERVFNKFQKNGFITQNEAFALLKETYEQLKMPYSITEQDAKSWMLMADKDKDGKVRLQDFHQVLLDSLVQAGISIN comes from the exons atgcttTGTGACGAATAGACAGCAACTAAAATTGGATAAAATGTATTCAGAGATTATGTGGTGGATGGAAGctttgatattaattcat TATAGAAGATGTTAGAAGATTGCTATGCAAAATTGGAATTACCTATGCCTTCCCTGACCGAATAGGATTTAATACAATACGCATAGATTTgggatttaaattaagataactCCATTACAGAAGATGATGTTGAAAATAATgcaaaacaattattatcaCAAGATCAAGAAGATGCTAGTAAGGCTTAAGAACTACTTGGTTATCCTCCTATTTAAGTTACTTACGAAAGCTACGTAgttcaaaatttagaattcaaaGAAGAAAGTGCTGTTATTGTTTCAAaggatattaaataagaaactGGAAGTTACTCCTTGAAAGCAGCTCCTGAATCAAACAGACGAaattaatcttcaatttaaCAAAGCACCAAAACTATAtcgaattcaaaattataaccATTAAGCCAATAGTCAAACACATTTGTGTATCCCTTGGAAAcggataaaaataaatattaataatacaatacGAGAACCTAAAAGAAGCTTGAATTAGCAGAAAgagtttttaataaattctaaaaaaatgGTTTCATCACTTAGAATGAG GCATTTGCATTACTTAAGGAGACTTAcgaataattgaaaatgccATATTCGATAACAGAATAGGATGCTAAATCTTGGATGCTTATGGCCGATAAAGACAAAGATGGTAAAGTTAGACTATAAGATTTTCATTAAGTTCTCCTAGATAGTTTGGTTTAAGCAGGAATTAgcataaattga
- a CDS encoding 40S ribosomal protein S9 has protein sequence MGKNYRNRSKTSATPRKPFEKERLDNELQIIGKYGLKNKREVWRVQLTLARIRKAARELLTLDPKDPRRLFEGEALIRRMVRFGLLSEQERKLDYVLGLTTQKMMERRLQTFVFKSNQASSIHHARTLIRQRHFRVGKRLVNSPSFLVRVESEKLVDFAVTSPFGQGREGRRKRKNAKRVKPNKEE, from the exons atgggaaagaattatagaaatagatCAAAGACATCAGCCACCCCAAGAAAACCCTTTGAAAAGGAACGTCTTGACAACga attacaAATTATTGGTAAGTATGGACTCAAGAACAAGAGAGAAGTCTGGAGAGTTCAACTCACTTTAGCAAGAATCAGAAAGGCAGCAAGAGAATTATTAACTCTTGATCCAAAGGACCCAAGAAGATTATTTGAGGGAGAAGCTTTGATTAGAAGAATGGTTCGTTTTGGTTTGTTATCAGAACAAGAGAGAAAGTTGGATTATGTCTTGGGTCTCACAACATAAAAAATGATGGAAAGAAGACTCCAAACTTTCGTATTTAAAAGCAATTAAGCATCCTCAATTCATCATGCCAGAACTTTGATCAGATAGCGACATTTCAg AGTTGGAAAGAGATTAGTCAACTCTCCATCATTCTTAGTCAGAGTCGAATCTGAAAAGTTGGTTGATTTTGCTGTCACTTCACCATTTGGATAAGGCAGAGAAGGCAgaagaaagagaaagaatGCCAAGAGAGTAAAACCAAACAAAGAGGAAtga
- a CDS encoding Succinyl-diaminopimelate desuccinylase gives MQQDQVQTNKRIQFQEIVDKHFEDSLPLFMDILRVPSQSREFDPEYLTNGLLLQTAKLFKELVENLKLKNAKIDLFTDEGLSPFLFVEVEGTDGGADGTVLFYGHMDKQPPFTGWREGLSAYDPKIINDKLYARGGADDSYSVLGSVIAMRTIQDLGLKHPRAVMIFEADEESGSDHIEHYLNKLKDRIGNVDLIVCLDSGCGNYDQFWSTTTLRGLVGANVTVQVLNEGVHSGDASGVVPSSFRIFRQLLNKIDDPKTGEVVDDFQVTIPGERYIQAQKTAAVFSEGLINKFPLSANTQPVSPDPFKAYINKVWKAQLAIIGADGLPPAQTAGNVLRPETTLKVSVRLPPTKDPKEAEESLVRILTTNVPYGATIKIEGLNSGAGFNALDNKPYLDQLINDASNLFYGKESVTFGEGGSIPLMNTLQQQFPKAQFIITGVLGPNSNEHGPNECLDLPYTKKLISCIAYIVSGAQEHLKK, from the exons atgcaaTAGGATTAAGTGtaaacaaataaaagaatCTAATTCTAAGAAATAGTAGATAAGCATTTTGAAGACTCATTGCCATTGTTCATGGATATCCTCAGAGTACCCAGTCAATCTAGAGAGTTCGATCCTGAGTATTTGACCAATGGATTGCTATTACAAACAGCCAAACTATTCAAAGAGTTGGtggagaatttaaaattgaaaa acgcaaaaattgatttgtttACAGATGAAGGATTATCTCCTTTTTTGTTTGTGGAAGTAGAAGGCACAGATGGAGGTGCAGATGGCACAGTCTTGTTTTATGGTCATATGGATAAGTAGCCTCCATTTACAGGATGGAGAGAAGGACTGTCAGCATATgatccaaaaataataaatgataaactCTATGCAAGAGGAGGAGCAGATGATTCATATTCGGTTTTGGGATCTGTCATTGCAATGAGAACAATTCAAGATCTAGGATTAAAGCATCCTAGAGCTGTGATGATATTTGAGGCTGACGAGGAGAGTGGATCAGATCACATAGAACATtacttgaataaattaaaagacaGAATCGGAAATGTTGATTTGATTGTATGTTTAGATTCAGGTTGTGGAAATTACGATTAATTCTGGTCAACTACAACACTAAGGGGATTGGTTGGAGCAAATGTTACAGTATAAGTACTAAACGAAGGAGTCCATTCTGGAGATGCCTCAGGAGTAGTACCATCCTCTTTCAGGATTTtcagataattattaaataaaattgatgatcCCAAAACAGGAGAAGTAGTTGATGATTTTCAAGTGACTATTCCAGGAGAACGATACATCCAAGCTTAGAAAACAGCTGCTGTTTTTTCAGAAGGATTAATCAATAAGTTTCCTTTGAGTGCTAACACACAACCAGTCTCTCCTGATCCTTTCAAAGCATATATCAACAAAGTTTGGAAAGCTTAACTTGCTATTATTGGAGCTGATGGACTTCCACCTGCATAAACTGCTGGTAATGTATTGAGACCTGAAACCACTTTGAAGGTATCGGTTAGGTTACCTCCAACTAAGGATCCAAAGGAGGCTGAAGAATCATTAGTGAGAATT TTAACAACCAATGTTCCTTATGGTGCTACAATCAAAATTGAAGGACTCAATTCAGGTGCTGGTTTTAATGCTTTGGATAATAAGCCTTATCTTGATCAACTCATCAACGATGCttctaatctattttatgGAAAGGAGTCAGTTACCTTTGGTGAGGGAGGATCCATTCCCTTGATGAACACTTTGTAATAGCAATTCCCAAAAGCACAATTCATAATTACAGGAGTCTTAGGTCCTAATTCAAATGAACATGGTCCAAATGAATGCCTAGACTTGCCTTACACTAAGAAGTTGATTAGCTGTATTGCCTATATTGTTAGTGGAGCTCAAGAACACTTAAAAAAAtga
- a CDS encoding TIP41-like protein — protein sequence MNIISHKTYNDVNIDEYEQNGWKFIFTKSGMYNTTDLAMLQDALTLQAIPDITNGNNCGLIYNKQFNFGILVDPKDALYLCNYQARASNYIDIKKELKTNKLNYISVIPEQAQIKYANIWNQKQNADIKVLNKTSDTFYSSPYKGTIVDGDQINYQFQRFEQLTGIKGKSIFEQQLNENVIKNEVDYLNQVYNIKSKTYHCEYTEEEIPLNNLTPDNPIKWAYHITLFEDELGDNGFSNCEYRFRIMGDCFFGLIRSYLRIDDVLIRILDTRIYHQFNWNYVLRDFTHREDSWTNIEKNGFNFSPQWLTDENQSFHIQNSVPILLHVNDKIYFNAA from the exons atgaatataatttcaCATAAAACATATAATGATGTAAATATTGACGAATATGAACAAAATGGATGGAAATTCATCTTTACTAAATCTGGAATGTACAACACAACCGATTTGGCTATGTTATAGGATGCATTGACTTTGCAAGCGATCCCAGATATCACAAATGGTAATAATTGTGGATTGATCTACAATAAGCAATTTAACTTCGGCATTTTAGTGGATCCTAAAGACGCCttatatttatgtaattattaGGCAAGAGCATCAAATTACATTGATATTAAGAAGGagttaaaaacaaataaactaaattacaTCTCAGTGATTCCAGAACAAGCTCAAATCAAGTATGCAAACATCTGGAATCAGAAATAAAATGCAGATATCAAAGTCTTAAATAAAACATCTGATACATTTTACTCATCTCCTTATAAGGGAACAATAGTCGACGGagattagattaattattaattttaaagattcgAACAACTTACAGGAATCAAGGGTAAATCCATATTTGAACAGTAATTAAATGAGAATGTGATTAAGAATGAAGTAGATTATCTGAATCaagtatataatataaaatcgAAGACATACCATTGTGAATATACAGAAGAGGAGATTCCATTGAATAACTTAACACca gataATCCAATTAAATGGGCATATCACATTACTTTGTTCGAAGATGAGTTGGGTGACAATGGATTTTCAAATTGTGAATATAGATTCAGAATAATGGGTGACTGCTTTTTTGGATTGATACGAagttatttaagaattgacGATGTTCTGATTAGAATACTCGATACAAgaatatatcattaattcaattgGAATTATGTGTTGAGAGACTTCACTCATAGAGAGGATTCCTGGA CTAATATTGAAAAGAATGGATTTAATTTCTCTCCTCAATGGTTGACagatgaaaattaatcatttcatatttaaaattcagtTCCAATTTTATTACATGTTAATGATAAGATATATTTCAATGCTGCATGA
- a CDS encoding Mannose-P-dolichol utilization defect 1 protein-related, with translation MLVVMLLFSFSVCLNAQTNDHSKEDYKLIIFSDFCYEQFFGNEKISSDCISDTISRTISILMVAFAIMNQLPQIHKIWKSQSIQGISFNAYYTELYLLSFITAYNLYKQTKFILYGENAIVGLEYSIVLCLFIFYDKNLNFNQWLFKAVFFILINTPLYIGLGPQWIFDMTIYINMSLLFMARFLQIRLNCQNRNTGQLSLLTQLQNYAGSIARLFTLFNDNADFSYMLYVLEDNIMGTILLVQIINTWRAERNKNKISYDKSDQSTCEEIKYDQI, from the exons ATGTTGGTTGTTATgcttttattttcattttcagtTTGCTTGAACGCATAGACAAATGATCATTCAAAAGAAGACTATAAACTCATTATATTCTCTGATTTCtgttatgaataattttttggaAATGAGAAAATTAGTAGTGACTGTATTTCTGAT ACAATCAGCAGAACAATTAGCATTTTAATGGTGGCATTTGCTATCATGAATCAATTGccttaaattcataaaatttggAAATCTTAATCAATACAGGGTATCTCATTTAATGCTTATTACACAGAA TTATACCTGCTCTCATTTATAACTGCTTataatctatataaatagacaaaatttattttgtatgGTGAAAATGCAATAGTAGGTCTGGAATATAGCATAGTCTTATGTTTGttcattttttatgataaaaatttgaattttaattaatggcTCTTTAAAGCAGTTTTTTTCATACTAATCAATACTCCTCTCTACATAGGCCTGGGGCCTTAATGGATCTTTGATATGActatttacattaatatgAGTTTGt TATTTATGGCCAGGTTTTTACAAATAAGACTGAATtgttaaaatagaaatacaGGTTAATTATCATTGCTTACATAATTGTAGAACTATGCTGGTAGTATAGCAAGATTATTTACTTTGTTTAATGATAATGCAGATTTCTCATATATG TTATATGTATTAGAAGACAATATCATGGGAACTATATTGCtagtataaattattaatacctGGAGAGCTGAAaggaataagaataagataaGTTATGATAAAAGTGACCAATCTACATGCGAAGagataaaatatgattaaatctga